One window of Acidimicrobiales bacterium genomic DNA carries:
- a CDS encoding CoA transferase codes for MIRGLRVVDLSTEIAGPYCTKLLADAGADVVKVETDEGDPLRSWTASGAKLGDDDGALFRFLNTSKRSVVGALGDAVVDELVGAADLAVESSSAATTDVGALHESNPGLTVLSISPFGRRGPWSERPATEFTLQAWCGSTGGRGVPDGPPLHAGGRLGEWVGGAYAAVAAVAGVARSRRRGRGEHVDLSLLECMCLSMNTYAPLFASFTGWKPASGPARTVELPSIEPTADGYVGFCTITGQQFRDFLVLIERPDLLDDADLASAPGRTRRMHEFLDAVHPWTRRHTTDEIIELATLLRIPVAPIGSGETVTDFEHFRERGTFVAHPGGDFVQPRVPYRIGETPRVAFRSAPSLGEHTGTVRWGRAREARPGDAQPNGSPDPLPLEGVRVLDFTAFWAGPAATQMLAALGADVIKVESIQRPDGMRFTTTARPSVDRWWDWAPVFNGANAGKRGVTLDMTRPDGLSLAKRLVAWADAVVENFSPRVMEGFGLDWPAVAAANPRAIMVRMPAFGLTGPWRDRTGFAQTMEQVSGMAWVTGLADGPPLIPRGTCDPMAGMHAVLALMVALDERDRTGEGTMVEMTMVEAALNAAAEQVVERSAYGAVLHRDANRGPVAAPQGVYACRGDERWVALAAATDEQWLGLRRAMGDPTWAAHPALASAAGRRGAHDGLDWELARWCANHDRDQLVELLADHGVPAAPVLAPREIAHNPQMRARGFFETIDHPVVGTHALPGLPFRLSERDAAWLRSPPPMLGQHNEEVLQDVLGLGDDEIEALRADGIIGNRPVGA; via the coding sequence TTGATCCGAGGCCTGCGGGTCGTCGACCTGTCCACCGAGATCGCCGGACCCTACTGCACCAAGCTGCTGGCCGACGCCGGCGCCGACGTGGTGAAGGTCGAGACGGACGAGGGTGACCCCCTGCGGTCGTGGACGGCGTCCGGCGCCAAGCTCGGGGACGACGACGGGGCGCTGTTCCGCTTCCTCAACACGTCCAAGCGCTCCGTGGTCGGCGCCCTCGGCGACGCCGTCGTCGACGAGCTGGTTGGCGCCGCCGATCTCGCGGTCGAGAGCTCGTCAGCCGCGACCACCGACGTGGGCGCGCTGCACGAGTCGAACCCCGGCCTCACCGTGCTGTCGATCTCCCCCTTCGGCCGCCGGGGCCCCTGGTCCGAGCGGCCCGCTACCGAGTTCACGCTCCAGGCCTGGTGCGGGTCGACCGGCGGCCGGGGCGTCCCCGACGGGCCTCCCCTGCACGCCGGCGGACGCCTGGGCGAATGGGTTGGTGGCGCGTACGCGGCCGTCGCCGCTGTTGCGGGTGTCGCCCGCAGCCGCCGGCGCGGGCGGGGCGAGCACGTCGACCTGTCGCTGCTCGAGTGCATGTGCCTGTCGATGAACACCTATGCGCCGTTGTTCGCCAGCTTCACGGGGTGGAAGCCGGCGTCGGGTCCGGCCCGCACCGTGGAGCTCCCGTCCATCGAGCCCACGGCCGACGGCTACGTCGGGTTCTGCACGATCACCGGTCAGCAGTTCCGCGACTTCCTCGTCCTCATCGAACGACCCGACCTCCTCGACGACGCCGACCTGGCGTCCGCGCCCGGGCGCACCCGTCGCATGCACGAGTTCCTGGATGCCGTGCACCCCTGGACCCGACGGCACACCACCGACGAGATCATCGAGCTGGCCACCCTGCTGCGTATCCCGGTGGCGCCGATCGGTTCCGGCGAGACGGTCACCGACTTCGAGCACTTCCGGGAGCGGGGGACCTTTGTGGCCCACCCGGGCGGGGATTTCGTGCAGCCGAGGGTTCCCTACCGGATCGGCGAGACCCCTCGGGTCGCGTTCCGCTCCGCGCCGTCGCTGGGCGAGCACACCGGGACGGTGCGGTGGGGGCGCGCCCGCGAGGCGCGGCCGGGCGACGCCCAGCCCAACGGCAGCCCGGACCCCCTCCCCCTGGAGGGCGTGCGCGTGCTCGACTTCACTGCGTTCTGGGCCGGTCCGGCGGCCACCCAGATGCTGGCTGCCCTCGGCGCCGACGTGATCAAGGTGGAGTCGATCCAGCGACCGGACGGTATGCGCTTCACGACGACAGCGCGACCCTCGGTCGACCGCTGGTGGGATTGGGCGCCCGTGTTCAACGGCGCCAACGCCGGCAAGCGCGGCGTCACCCTCGACATGACCCGCCCCGACGGCCTGTCCCTTGCCAAGCGCCTCGTCGCCTGGGCCGACGCCGTGGTGGAGAACTTCTCGCCGCGGGTCATGGAGGGGTTCGGCCTGGACTGGCCGGCAGTGGCAGCGGCCAACCCGCGAGCGATCATGGTGCGAATGCCCGCCTTCGGGCTCACCGGCCCCTGGCGGGACCGCACCGGCTTCGCCCAGACCATGGAGCAGGTCAGCGGCATGGCCTGGGTGACCGGACTGGCCGACGGTCCACCGCTCATCCCGAGAGGGACCTGCGACCCGATGGCCGGGATGCACGCCGTGCTGGCCCTGATGGTCGCCCTGGACGAGCGCGACCGGACCGGCGAGGGCACGATGGTCGAGATGACCATGGTCGAGGCCGCCCTCAACGCCGCCGCCGAGCAGGTGGTCGAGCGGTCGGCGTACGGAGCCGTGCTGCATCGGGACGCCAACCGCGGCCCGGTGGCCGCCCCGCAGGGTGTCTACGCGTGCCGCGGCGACGAGCGGTGGGTGGCCCTGGCCGCAGCGACCGACGAGCAGTGGCTGGGCCTACGTCGGGCGATGGGCGACCCGACGTGGGCCGCCCACCCGGCCCTGGCCAGCGCCGCCGGCCGGCGGGGCGCCCACGACGGGCTGGACTGGGAGCTGGCGCGATGGTGCGCCAACCACGACCGGGACCAGCTCGTCGAGCTCCTCGCCGACCACGGCGTGCCGGCGGCGCCCGTGCTGGCGCCGCGGGAGATCGCCCACAACCCCCAGATGCGGGCGCGGGGCTTCTTCGAGACCATCGACCACCCGGTGGTGGGCACCCATGCTCTGCCGGGATTGCCGTTTCGTCTGAGCGAGAGGGACGCGGCGTGGCTGCGATCGCCACCGCCCATGCTCGGGCAGCACAACGAAGAGGTGCTGCAGGACGTGCTCGGCCTGGGCGACGACGAGATCGAGGCCCTGCGGGCCGACGGGATCATCGGCAACCGCCCCGTCGGGGCGTGA
- a CDS encoding amidohydrolase family protein has protein sequence MIFVDADAHVAEGTSLGRGVLERWPEHLSLRTDGKPALIIEGRNYPEPEGPGAGCPPEHGLSRAPGINPTTVEGVLADADRDGIDTMVLFPSMGLCAPSLEDPGFAAGFARFYNEWLAGWCADGGTRLHGVAVAPIEWPETSIDVMRAAKEQGLVATMIPPALRQRNLDHPDLDRFYAAAEELDMPLAVHGAPGIHLPKIGVDRFDNYIQVHCISFPFDQMTAMTALVSGGVFDRHPGLRVAFLEAGVGWVPYFLDRMHEHYEKRGDWIPGGWTRDPYEYLRAGNVYVTCEPDEPILPGVIDVLGADFVMFASDYPHWDGDWPESTKHLRGRGDISEGDRAKIAGANAQRFYGLA, from the coding sequence ATGATATTCGTCGATGCCGATGCCCACGTGGCCGAGGGAACCTCGCTGGGACGGGGAGTGCTCGAGCGGTGGCCCGAGCACCTCTCTCTGCGAACCGACGGCAAGCCGGCGCTCATCATCGAGGGGCGCAACTATCCCGAGCCCGAGGGCCCCGGCGCCGGATGCCCGCCGGAGCACGGGCTGAGCCGAGCACCCGGCATCAACCCGACCACCGTCGAGGGTGTGCTGGCCGACGCTGACCGTGACGGCATCGACACCATGGTCCTCTTCCCCAGCATGGGGCTGTGCGCCCCGAGCCTCGAGGACCCGGGCTTCGCCGCCGGCTTCGCCCGCTTCTACAACGAGTGGCTTGCGGGATGGTGCGCCGACGGCGGCACCCGCCTGCACGGCGTTGCCGTCGCCCCGATCGAGTGGCCGGAGACGTCGATCGACGTGATGCGCGCCGCCAAGGAGCAGGGTCTCGTCGCCACCATGATCCCGCCCGCCCTGAGACAGCGAAACCTCGACCATCCCGACCTCGACCGCTTCTACGCCGCGGCCGAGGAGCTCGACATGCCCCTCGCCGTCCACGGGGCGCCGGGGATCCACCTGCCCAAGATCGGGGTCGACCGGTTCGACAACTACATCCAGGTCCACTGCATCAGCTTCCCGTTCGACCAGATGACGGCCATGACCGCGCTCGTGAGCGGGGGCGTGTTCGACCGCCACCCCGGCCTGCGGGTGGCCTTCCTAGAAGCGGGTGTGGGATGGGTGCCCTACTTCCTGGACCGCATGCACGAGCACTACGAGAAGCGCGGGGACTGGATCCCTGGCGGGTGGACCCGTGATCCGTACGAGTACCTGCGGGCGGGCAACGTCTACGTCACCTGCGAGCCAGACGAGCCGATCCTCCCGGGAGTGATCGACGTCCTCGGCGCCGACTTCGTGATGTTCGCCAGTGACTATCCCCATTGGGATGGTGACTGGCCCGAGAGCACCAAGCACCTCCGCGGCCGCGGTGACATCAGCGAAGGGGATCGGGCCAAGATCGCGGGAGCGAACGCCCAGCGCTTCTACGGCCTCGCCTAG